One genomic region from Solwaraspora sp. WMMD792 encodes:
- a CDS encoding TetR/AcrR family transcriptional regulator has product MTDGEYVNIWMRPERPAYGPKPGYSRAQITEAAIRIADAEGLEAATMRRIAAEIGAGAMSLYRYVPSRDNLVDLMADQVMGEIDVAGMPSGDWRTDLTRYADGLRAMWLRHPWMATVQRSLPSFGPNQLLLIERLMGVLDDVIPIDENLGLIAMLSGYIEGTVREEIGSAKELRRSGLSESEWMARSHPYIDQLVRSGEYPIFTKIVTRARQPHLSRDDQFRDGLQRVFDCIAAALPSMADSGQSTELRSPQ; this is encoded by the coding sequence GTGACCGACGGCGAGTACGTGAACATCTGGATGCGACCCGAGCGCCCGGCCTACGGGCCGAAACCGGGTTACAGCCGTGCCCAGATCACCGAGGCGGCGATCCGGATCGCCGACGCCGAAGGGCTGGAGGCCGCCACCATGCGACGGATCGCCGCCGAGATCGGCGCCGGTGCGATGTCCCTCTACCGGTACGTCCCGAGTCGCGACAATCTTGTCGATCTCATGGCCGACCAGGTGATGGGCGAGATCGACGTCGCGGGGATGCCCTCGGGCGACTGGCGCACGGACCTGACGCGCTACGCCGACGGGCTTCGGGCCATGTGGCTGAGGCATCCCTGGATGGCCACCGTGCAGCGGTCACTGCCCAGCTTCGGCCCTAACCAGCTGCTCCTGATCGAACGGTTGATGGGCGTGCTCGATGACGTCATCCCCATCGACGAGAACCTCGGCCTCATAGCCATGCTGAGCGGCTACATCGAGGGCACCGTCCGCGAGGAGATCGGCTCAGCCAAGGAGCTGCGCCGCAGCGGGCTCAGCGAGTCGGAGTGGATGGCGCGGAGCCACCCGTACATCGACCAACTGGTGAGAAGCGGCGAGTACCCGATCTTCACCAAGATCGTAACTCGGGCGCGTCAGCCACACCTGAGCCGCGACGACCAGTTCCGAGACGGACTCCAGCGGGTTTTCGACTGCATCGCCGCAGCCCTTCCCTCAATGGCCGACTCCGGGCAATCAACTGAACTGCGGTCGCCGCAGTAG
- a CDS encoding STM4012 family radical SAM protein, with the protein MTVADLDGSPYQGYLYGYPHKTAYRPLRPRPALADVWSGQRRTELFLYLHLPFCEMRCGFCNLFTRANPPAGQVAAYLDQLRRQAVRVAAALGDDARFARVAVGGGTPTYLDADELSTMFDLVDRFRPAGVPTAVETSPATATPDRLAVLAARGTTRISIGVQSFLDAEARAAGRPQRRVEVERALAAIRDQPIPELNIDLIYGIPGQTDATWAQSLDAALRWEPEEIYLYPLYVRPLTGLARRAPADLPDPQWDAQRQTLYRHGVDRLRAAGYRQLSMRHFRRASLPVVDAPAYSCQEDGMIGLGCGARSYTSDLHYSFDYAVSVGQVRAIIDDYLRRPESDFDVAEVGFRLDRDEQRRRWLITSLLRADGCDQAAYAARFATRAVDDFPQLATLVDQGWLTVTPDRLALTGAGLARSDAIGPWLVSTGVRAAMADLPAR; encoded by the coding sequence GTGACCGTCGCGGACCTGGACGGCTCGCCGTACCAGGGTTACCTGTACGGGTATCCGCACAAGACGGCGTACCGGCCGCTGCGGCCGCGTCCCGCGCTGGCCGACGTCTGGTCCGGGCAGCGCCGCACGGAGCTGTTCCTCTACCTGCACCTGCCGTTCTGCGAGATGCGCTGCGGCTTCTGCAACCTGTTCACCCGAGCCAACCCGCCGGCCGGGCAGGTGGCCGCCTACCTCGACCAGCTGCGCCGCCAGGCGGTACGGGTGGCCGCCGCGCTCGGCGACGACGCCCGGTTCGCCCGGGTCGCCGTCGGCGGCGGTACGCCGACCTACCTGGACGCCGACGAGCTGTCGACGATGTTCGACCTGGTCGACAGGTTCCGGCCGGCGGGCGTGCCGACTGCGGTGGAGACGTCGCCGGCCACCGCCACCCCGGACCGGCTGGCGGTGCTCGCCGCCCGCGGCACCACCCGGATCAGCATCGGGGTGCAGAGCTTCCTCGACGCCGAGGCGCGGGCCGCCGGCCGGCCACAGCGTCGCGTCGAGGTCGAGCGCGCCCTGGCCGCTATTCGGGACCAGCCGATCCCGGAGCTGAACATCGACCTGATCTACGGCATCCCCGGCCAGACCGACGCCACCTGGGCGCAGTCGCTCGACGCGGCGCTGCGCTGGGAGCCGGAGGAGATCTACCTCTACCCGCTCTACGTCCGCCCACTGACCGGCCTGGCCCGCCGTGCCCCGGCCGACCTGCCTGATCCACAGTGGGACGCCCAACGGCAGACGCTGTACCGGCACGGTGTCGACCGGCTGCGCGCCGCCGGCTACCGGCAACTGTCGATGCGGCACTTCCGCCGCGCGTCGCTGCCGGTCGTCGACGCCCCGGCGTACTCCTGCCAGGAGGACGGGATGATCGGACTCGGCTGCGGCGCCCGGTCCTACACCAGCGACCTGCACTACTCGTTCGACTACGCGGTCTCCGTCGGTCAGGTGCGGGCGATCATCGACGACTACCTGCGCCGGCCGGAGTCCGACTTCGACGTCGCCGAGGTGGGTTTCCGGCTGGACCGCGACGAACAGCGCCGACGCTGGCTGATCACCTCGCTGCTGCGGGCCGACGGATGCGACCAGGCGGCGTACGCGGCGCGGTTCGCCACCCGGGCCGTCGACGACTTCCCGCAGCTGGCGACGCTGGTCGACCAGGGGTGGCTGACGGTCACCCCGGACCGGCTGGCGCTGACCGGCGCCGGCCTGGCCCGCAGCGACGCGATCGGCCCGTGGCTGGTCTCGACCGGGGTCCGGGCGGCGATGGCCGACCTGCCGGCCCGGTGA
- a CDS encoding STM4013/SEN3800 family hydrolase, with protein MKDLIGSHDLLFVTLDTLRYDVAAELLAAGRTPQLARALPDGQWQRRHSPASFTYAAHQAFFTGFLPTPAEPGSHPRMFAAAFPGSATTDEHTWVFDAPDLVTALRKEGYHTVCVGGVGFFNRSSPLGATLPGLFAEAHWEPAFGVTAPGCFEAQLDRIAEVVPAVPADQPLFLFVNVAAMHQPNRHYLPGTERDNRDSHAAALEYVDRHIGRLFAMASSRGRPCLTIICADHGTAYGEDGHSGHRVGHEVVWTVPYADFVIAPGDWSDAAPPDPA; from the coding sequence ATGAAGGACCTGATCGGCAGCCACGACCTGCTGTTCGTCACGCTCGACACGTTGCGTTACGACGTGGCGGCCGAGCTGCTCGCCGCCGGTCGGACACCGCAGCTGGCCCGCGCGCTACCGGACGGGCAGTGGCAGCGCCGGCACAGCCCGGCCAGCTTCACCTACGCCGCGCATCAGGCGTTCTTCACCGGTTTCCTGCCCACCCCGGCCGAACCGGGCAGCCACCCCCGGATGTTCGCCGCCGCCTTCCCGGGCAGCGCCACCACCGACGAGCACACCTGGGTCTTCGACGCACCCGACCTGGTCACCGCGCTGCGCAAGGAGGGCTACCACACGGTGTGCGTCGGCGGGGTCGGGTTCTTCAACCGGTCCTCGCCGCTGGGCGCGACCCTGCCGGGACTGTTCGCCGAGGCGCACTGGGAGCCGGCGTTCGGGGTGACCGCGCCGGGCTGCTTCGAGGCCCAGCTGGACCGGATCGCCGAGGTCGTCCCGGCCGTACCCGCCGACCAGCCGCTGTTCCTGTTCGTCAACGTGGCCGCGATGCACCAGCCGAACCGGCACTACCTGCCGGGCACCGAACGCGACAACCGGGACAGCCACGCCGCCGCACTGGAGTACGTCGACCGGCACATCGGCCGGTTGTTCGCCATGGCCAGCTCCCGGGGCCGGCCCTGCCTGACGATCATCTGCGCCGACCACGGCACCGCGTACGGCGAGGACGGGCACAGCGGGCACCGGGTCGGGCACGAGGTGGTGTGGACGGTGCCGTACGCCGATTTCGTGATCGCCCCCGGCGACTGGTCCGACGCCGCGCCGCCGGACCCGGCGTGA
- the uvrB gene encoding excinuclease ABC subunit UvrB, translated as MALDIPRLDGRFQVVSDYSPAGDQPAAIDELERRVRRGDRHSVLLGATGTGKSATTAWLVERLQRPTLVMAPNKTLCAQLAKEFRELMPHNAVEYFVSYYDYYQPEAYIPQTDTYIEKDSSINEEVERLRHSATMSLLTRRDVIVVATVSAIYGLGTPQEYLERAVKVTAGAEQDRDSLLRRLVDIQYARNDLSFSRGTFRVRGDTLEIIPAYEELAVRIEFFGDEIERLYYLHPLTGDVVREVDQLLIFPATHYAAGPARMERAIRDIEAELTDRLAELDRQGKLLEAQRLRMRTTYDIEMMRQVGFCSGIENYSMHIDGRDYGSPPHTLLDYFPDDFVTVVDESHVTIPQIGGMFEGDASRKRMLIDHGFRLPSAADNRPLRFDEFLERVGQMVFLSATPGPWELEQAAGEFVEQVIRPTGLVDPQVKVKPTKGQIDDLMHEIRLRTDRDERVLVTTLTKKMAEDLTDYLLEHGIRVRYLHSEVDTLRRVELLRELRKGDYDVLVGINLLREGLDLPEVSLVAILDADKEGFLRSGRSLIQTIGRAARNVSGEVHMYADKMTPSMADAIDETNRRRAKQVAYNEANGISPEPLRKKIHDILDDIYREADDTDGALAGRSAGGSGRQMSRGKGPVPETRSKGRGTTTPSSAGMARADLAQLIQELNDQMLNAARELQFELAARIRDEISELKKELRAMDVAGVS; from the coding sequence ATGGCGCTCGACATCCCGCGACTCGACGGCCGCTTCCAGGTCGTCAGCGACTACTCGCCGGCCGGCGACCAGCCGGCAGCCATTGACGAGCTTGAGCGCCGGGTGCGTCGCGGAGACCGGCATTCGGTGCTGCTCGGCGCGACCGGCACCGGTAAGAGCGCCACCACCGCCTGGCTCGTCGAGCGGTTGCAGCGGCCCACCCTGGTGATGGCCCCCAACAAGACGCTCTGCGCCCAGCTGGCCAAGGAGTTCCGCGAGTTGATGCCGCACAACGCGGTGGAGTACTTCGTCTCCTACTACGACTACTACCAGCCCGAGGCGTACATCCCGCAGACCGACACCTACATCGAGAAGGACTCCTCGATCAACGAGGAGGTGGAGCGGCTGCGGCACTCGGCGACCATGTCGCTGCTGACCCGCCGCGACGTGATCGTGGTCGCCACCGTCTCGGCGATCTACGGCCTGGGCACCCCGCAGGAATATCTCGAACGCGCGGTCAAGGTGACCGCCGGCGCCGAGCAGGACCGTGACTCGCTGCTGCGCCGCCTGGTCGACATCCAGTACGCCCGCAACGACCTGTCGTTCAGCCGGGGCACGTTCCGGGTCCGCGGCGACACCCTGGAGATCATTCCGGCGTACGAGGAGCTGGCGGTCCGGATCGAGTTCTTCGGTGACGAGATCGAGCGGCTCTACTACCTGCACCCGTTGACCGGTGACGTGGTGCGCGAGGTCGACCAGTTGCTGATCTTCCCGGCCACGCACTACGCCGCCGGGCCGGCGCGGATGGAGCGGGCGATCCGCGACATCGAGGCCGAGCTGACCGACCGGCTCGCCGAGCTGGACCGGCAGGGCAAGCTCCTCGAAGCGCAGCGGCTGCGGATGCGCACCACGTACGACATTGAGATGATGCGTCAGGTCGGCTTCTGCTCCGGCATTGAGAACTACTCGATGCACATCGACGGCCGCGACTACGGCAGTCCGCCGCACACCCTGCTCGACTACTTCCCGGACGACTTCGTCACCGTCGTCGACGAGTCGCACGTGACGATCCCGCAGATCGGCGGCATGTTCGAGGGCGACGCCTCCCGCAAGCGGATGCTGATCGACCACGGGTTCCGGCTGCCCAGTGCGGCCGACAACCGGCCGCTGCGCTTCGATGAGTTCCTGGAGCGGGTCGGCCAGATGGTGTTCCTGTCCGCCACCCCCGGGCCGTGGGAGCTGGAGCAGGCGGCCGGCGAGTTCGTCGAGCAGGTGATCCGCCCCACCGGCCTGGTCGACCCACAGGTCAAGGTCAAGCCGACCAAGGGCCAGATCGACGACCTGATGCACGAGATCAGGCTGCGCACCGACCGCGACGAGCGGGTGCTGGTCACCACGTTGACCAAGAAGATGGCCGAGGACCTCACCGACTACCTGCTGGAGCACGGCATCCGGGTGCGCTACCTGCACTCCGAGGTCGACACGCTGCGCCGGGTCGAGCTGCTGCGTGAGCTGCGCAAGGGCGACTACGACGTACTGGTCGGCATCAACCTGCTCCGCGAGGGCCTGGACCTGCCCGAGGTGTCCCTGGTGGCGATCCTCGACGCCGACAAGGAGGGCTTCCTGCGCAGCGGCCGGTCGCTGATCCAGACCATCGGTCGGGCCGCCCGTAACGTCTCCGGCGAGGTCCACATGTACGCCGACAAGATGACCCCGTCGATGGCGGACGCGATCGACGAGACCAACCGGCGTCGGGCCAAGCAGGTGGCGTACAACGAGGCCAACGGCATCTCCCCGGAGCCGCTGCGCAAGAAGATCCACGACATCCTCGACGACATCTACCGGGAGGCCGACGACACCGACGGCGCGCTCGCCGGTCGGTCGGCCGGCGGCTCCGGCCGGCAGATGTCGCGCGGCAAGGGCCCGGTGCCGGAGACCCGCAGCAAGGGCCGGGGCACCACCACCCCGTCCAGCGCCGGCATGGCGCGCGCCGACCTGGCCCAGCTGATCCAGGAGCTCAACGACCAGATGCTCAATGCCGCCCGCGAGCTGCAGTTCGAGCTGGCCGCCCGGATCCGCGACGAGATCTCCGAGCTGAAGAAGGAGCTGCGGGCGATGGACGTCGCCGGCGTCAGCTGA
- a CDS encoding STM4014 family protein has protein sequence MSHTTPLVVVGNPGNRRVGAFRTAAHAAGLRVRVLPWRKLAAGEDIALPGGATVRIDSPGEDSEVDRLLRGAGRPLDHGEISGGAAWYVGLRAALGRLTDAARRAGATLLNDPADIAVLFDKRAGHRRLAAAGVAQPAILDTAPGDWAQLRTALSDVGWARVFVKPVHGSSASGVLALHTHGRRVQAVTSVELADDGRLFNSLRVRTYRTEREVASIVDRLAPDGLLVQRWFPKAGLHGRVVDLRVLVIAGVPGHLVVRSSDGPLTNLHLGNRRGDPAAVRAAFGPRRWAAALADCVRTARCFTGSLHVGVDLMIGSDWRRHAVAEVNAFGDLLPGVCDAAGRDSYAAQLHAIRTGRFAAWRTTAAMGRSA, from the coding sequence ATGAGCCACACCACGCCGCTGGTCGTGGTCGGCAACCCGGGCAACCGGCGGGTCGGGGCGTTCCGCACCGCCGCGCACGCCGCTGGCCTGCGGGTTCGGGTGCTGCCCTGGCGGAAGCTCGCCGCCGGGGAGGACATCGCCCTGCCCGGCGGGGCGACGGTACGGATCGACTCGCCCGGCGAGGACTCCGAGGTGGACCGGCTGCTGCGCGGCGCCGGCCGGCCACTCGACCACGGCGAGATCAGCGGCGGCGCCGCCTGGTACGTCGGGCTGCGCGCCGCCCTGGGCCGGCTCACCGACGCCGCCCGGCGGGCCGGCGCGACCCTGCTCAACGACCCGGCCGACATCGCCGTACTGTTCGACAAACGGGCCGGGCACCGGCGGCTGGCCGCCGCCGGGGTGGCGCAACCGGCCATCCTGGACACCGCACCCGGCGACTGGGCGCAGCTGCGTACCGCTCTGTCCGACGTCGGCTGGGCCCGGGTCTTCGTCAAGCCGGTGCACGGGTCGTCGGCGTCCGGGGTGCTCGCCCTGCACACACACGGCCGGCGGGTGCAGGCGGTCACCTCGGTCGAGCTGGCCGACGACGGGCGGCTGTTCAACTCGCTGCGGGTGCGGACCTACCGCACCGAGCGGGAGGTCGCCTCTATCGTGGACCGGTTGGCCCCGGACGGGTTGCTGGTGCAGCGCTGGTTCCCGAAGGCCGGTCTACACGGCCGGGTCGTCGACCTGCGGGTGCTGGTGATCGCCGGCGTACCGGGCCACCTCGTGGTACGCAGCAGCGACGGTCCGTTGACCAACCTGCACCTGGGCAACCGGCGCGGTGACCCGGCGGCGGTGCGGGCGGCGTTCGGTCCCCGCCGGTGGGCGGCGGCGCTGGCCGACTGTGTACGCACGGCCCGCTGCTTCACCGGCAGCCTGCACGTCGGAGTGGACCTGATGATCGGCAGTGACTGGCGGCGGCACGCCGTGGCGGAGGTGAACGCCTTCGGCGATCTGCTTCCCGGCGTGTGCGACGCCGCCGGGCGGGACAGCTACGCTGCCCAACTGCATGCCATACGTACCGGCCGGTTCGCCGCCTGGCGGACCACGGCCGCGATGGGGAGGTCGGCATGA
- a CDS encoding DUF5753 domain-containing protein — MEQVCDQLGWASTSKLSRLELGQSRPDLADILDLLDVYHVVPAEREKLVIIARDAAATRGWWKALGSMGQRQRGYTELEASAATIFEYQQLLVPGLLQTPEYARLRVRSGRDVYGDLDINADTLARTARQEVLRREHPPHYEAVIDESALLRASVPPETRRGQLRHLTALSELDNVTIQVLPLEAVVHDSFMPHTSFSLYSFPDPADPRTVVLETLTSDIHLTDDEDVILYARIGRWLQKAALPADESRDLLAKLVAES, encoded by the coding sequence CTGGAGCAGGTCTGCGACCAGCTCGGCTGGGCGTCGACATCGAAGCTGTCCCGGCTCGAACTGGGCCAGAGCAGACCAGACCTGGCCGACATTCTGGACCTGCTCGACGTCTACCACGTCGTGCCGGCCGAGCGGGAGAAGCTGGTCATCATCGCCCGCGACGCCGCCGCCACCCGTGGCTGGTGGAAGGCGCTCGGCTCGATGGGTCAGCGCCAGCGTGGCTACACCGAGCTCGAAGCCAGCGCTGCCACGATCTTCGAGTACCAGCAACTGCTGGTGCCTGGGCTGCTGCAGACCCCGGAGTACGCCCGGCTGCGGGTCCGCTCCGGTCGCGACGTCTACGGTGACCTCGACATCAACGCTGACACCTTGGCGCGTACCGCCCGACAGGAAGTGCTGCGTCGCGAACATCCGCCGCACTACGAGGCGGTCATCGACGAGAGTGCGCTGCTGCGGGCCAGCGTGCCACCCGAGACCCGGCGCGGCCAGCTGCGCCACCTGACCGCGCTCAGCGAGCTGGACAACGTCACCATCCAGGTGCTGCCGCTCGAAGCGGTCGTGCACGATTCGTTCATGCCGCACACCAGCTTCTCGCTCTACTCGTTCCCCGACCCGGCCGATCCTCGCACCGTGGTGCTGGAGACGCTGACCAGCGACATCCACCTCACCGACGACGAGGACGTGATCCTGTACGCCCGGATCGGCCGCTGGCTTCAGAAGGCTGCGCTGCCGGCCGATGAAAGCCGGGATCTGCTGGCTAAGCTGGTGGCAGAGAGTTGA
- a CDS encoding ABC transporter permease, whose translation MTANSTPLGRLGWTLTDGLTLIGRELARLRQEPGQIVAALVFPAVMVVLFGYVFGSAIQVPGGGDYREYLMPGLFAMVTFSAWLGVLTRTASDAARGVMDRFRSMPMARLAVPFGQTGADLLTGLLMLTIMVGAGLLVGWQPHRGLIPTIQAFLLMIVLRYALSWVGVYVGLAVKNDQVADAMVPLGLPFTMLSNAFVPTDGMPGWLRLLADWNPVSALTIALRELFGNPGAPSGNAAWPLAHPVTAVLLWTAALLVTFVPLSLRAYTRRGR comes from the coding sequence ATGACCGCCAACAGCACACCACTGGGTCGCCTGGGCTGGACACTCACCGACGGGCTGACCCTGATCGGCCGCGAGCTCGCACGGCTGCGGCAGGAGCCCGGGCAGATTGTCGCCGCGCTGGTCTTCCCCGCCGTCATGGTGGTGCTGTTCGGCTACGTCTTCGGCAGCGCGATCCAGGTGCCGGGTGGCGGTGACTACCGCGAGTACCTCATGCCTGGGCTGTTCGCGATGGTGACCTTCTCCGCGTGGTTGGGGGTCCTGACGCGGACGGCCAGCGACGCCGCCCGCGGCGTGATGGACCGATTCCGCTCCATGCCGATGGCGCGCTTGGCGGTGCCGTTCGGGCAGACCGGCGCAGACCTGCTGACCGGCCTGTTGATGCTGACCATCATGGTGGGTGCGGGACTGCTGGTGGGCTGGCAGCCACACCGCGGCCTGATCCCCACGATTCAGGCGTTCCTGTTGATGATCGTGCTGCGGTATGCGCTGAGCTGGGTGGGCGTCTATGTGGGCCTGGCGGTCAAGAACGACCAGGTCGCCGACGCGATGGTGCCGCTTGGCCTGCCGTTCACGATGCTGTCGAACGCGTTCGTCCCGACCGACGGCATGCCGGGCTGGTTGCGCCTCCTGGCGGACTGGAACCCGGTGAGCGCGCTCACCATCGCCTTGCGGGAGCTGTTCGGCAATCCGGGCGCCCCCTCGGGAAACGCGGCCTGGCCACTCGCGCATCCGGTGACCGCCGTCCTGCTCTGGACGGCCGCCCTGCTGGTGACCTTCGTCCCGCTGTCGTTGCGCGCCTACACGCGCCGAGGACGCTGA
- a CDS encoding STM4015 family protein has translation MTINEHITHFAGLPVVDFDPQTAAEHTGTPVAWRLSASEEDEVEFAQLFATWLDTVDPASVDALVTGDWGEPWDVAFPLELLVDAAPRLTNLRAVFLGEMTFDECEISWILQPDVTPLLAAYPALQVLRVRGAMSLLLQPVRHTGLREFAIESGGLPAALTRAVAASDLPACTHLELWLGTPDYEGDTSVDDLAPILDGTRLPALRTLGLRNAEIADAVAAALTAAPVVPRLETIDLSLGTLGDDGATALLAGQPLTHLRRLDLHRHYLSDAMMVRLPAALPGVDVDLSDQQEVDPHRGRYVSVGE, from the coding sequence ATGACCATCAACGAGCACATCACCCATTTCGCCGGACTGCCGGTGGTCGACTTCGATCCGCAGACCGCGGCGGAGCACACCGGCACCCCGGTCGCCTGGCGACTCAGCGCGTCGGAGGAGGACGAGGTCGAATTCGCCCAACTCTTCGCCACCTGGCTGGACACCGTCGACCCGGCGAGCGTCGACGCGCTGGTGACCGGTGACTGGGGCGAACCGTGGGACGTGGCGTTCCCGCTGGAGCTGCTGGTCGACGCCGCGCCCCGGCTGACCAACCTGCGGGCCGTCTTCCTCGGCGAGATGACCTTCGACGAGTGCGAGATCTCCTGGATCCTGCAGCCCGACGTCACCCCGCTGCTGGCCGCCTACCCGGCGCTGCAGGTGCTGCGGGTACGCGGTGCGATGTCGCTGCTGTTGCAGCCGGTGCGGCACACCGGGCTGCGGGAGTTCGCCATCGAGTCCGGCGGGCTGCCGGCCGCCCTCACCCGCGCCGTGGCCGCCAGCGATCTGCCGGCCTGCACCCATCTGGAACTGTGGCTGGGCACCCCCGACTACGAAGGTGACACCTCAGTGGACGACCTGGCGCCGATCCTCGACGGCACCCGGCTGCCCGCGCTGCGTACCCTCGGGTTGCGTAACGCCGAGATCGCCGACGCGGTCGCCGCCGCGCTGACCGCCGCGCCGGTGGTGCCCCGCCTGGAAACCATCGACCTGTCGTTGGGCACCCTCGGTGACGATGGGGCCACCGCCCTGCTCGCCGGGCAGCCGTTGACCCATCTGCGCCGTCTCGACCTGCACCGGCACTACCTGTCCGACGCGATGATGGTCCGGTTGCCGGCCGCACTGCCCGGCGTCGACGTCGACCTGAGTGATCAGCAGGAGGTCGACCCGCACCGGGGGCGGTACGTCTCGGTCGGCGAATGA
- a CDS encoding DUF397 domain-containing protein: MESTPTEPLCWRKSSRSNANGNCVEVAPAGGVVAVRDSTDPTGPQLAFPATGWRSFVDSLRG; this comes from the coding sequence GTGGAGTCGACCCCAACCGAGCCGCTGTGTTGGCGCAAGAGCAGCCGCAGCAACGCGAACGGGAACTGCGTCGAGGTCGCGCCGGCCGGCGGGGTGGTGGCGGTCCGCGACTCCACCGATCCGACCGGTCCGCAGCTCGCCTTCCCGGCCACCGGCTGGCGATCCTTCGTGGACAGCCTGCGCGGCTGA
- a CDS encoding ATP-binding cassette domain-containing protein: MTAYNVPSKETGADPIVVADGLRKSFGTVPALRGLDLSIPRGTVCGVLGPNGAGKTTAVRILATLSDPDAGHARIAGYDVVREAGRVRERIGLAGQYAAVDEKLTGRGNLRMFGRLYHLSHREAHRRADELLDRFDLTHAADRPVAGYSGGMRRRLDLITSIILRPEVLFLDEPTTGLDPHSRVEIWDSIRELVAEGTTVLLTTQYLDEADQLADDIAVIDHGQVIATGTPDELKATIGDRLDVTVEDPAALATAATVLTVLTGAEPTTTGADRLSVALPVTGMRLADIVRELDHAGVAAADVSLRRPTLDEVFLRLTGRSEPVR; encoded by the coding sequence ATGACCGCGTACAACGTACCCAGTAAGGAGACAGGGGCGGATCCGATCGTCGTCGCCGACGGGCTGCGAAAGTCCTTCGGCACCGTCCCTGCGCTGCGAGGTCTGGACCTGAGCATCCCGAGGGGAACGGTGTGCGGCGTGCTGGGGCCCAACGGGGCAGGGAAGACGACCGCGGTACGCATCCTGGCGACCTTGTCCGATCCCGATGCCGGACACGCCCGGATAGCCGGATACGACGTCGTCCGCGAGGCCGGCAGGGTACGCGAGCGGATCGGGCTCGCAGGCCAGTACGCCGCCGTGGACGAGAAGCTCACCGGCCGTGGCAACCTGCGCATGTTCGGACGCCTCTACCACCTGTCCCACCGCGAGGCGCACCGGCGGGCCGACGAACTGCTCGACCGCTTCGACCTGACGCACGCCGCCGACCGCCCGGTCGCCGGCTACTCCGGTGGCATGCGCCGCCGGCTGGACCTGATCACCAGCATCATCCTGCGCCCCGAGGTGCTCTTCCTGGACGAGCCGACCACCGGCCTGGACCCGCACAGCCGCGTCGAGATCTGGGACAGCATCCGCGAGCTGGTGGCCGAAGGCACCACCGTGCTGCTCACCACGCAGTACCTGGATGAGGCCGATCAGCTGGCCGACGACATCGCCGTCATCGACCACGGACAGGTGATCGCCACCGGCACGCCGGACGAGCTGAAGGCCACGATCGGGGACCGTCTCGACGTCACCGTCGAAGACCCCGCCGCGTTGGCGACGGCGGCGACGGTTCTGACCGTCCTGACCGGCGCCGAACCCACGACGACCGGAGCCGACCGGCTCAGCGTCGCGCTGCCCGTCACCGGCATGCGCCTCGCCGACATCGTGCGCGAGCTCGACCACGCCGGAGTCGCCGCCGCCGACGTGAGCCTGCGCCGCCCCACCCTCGACGAGGTGTTCCTGCGCCTCACCGGTCGCAGTGAGCCCGTCCGATGA